The following coding sequences lie in one Benincasa hispida cultivar B227 chromosome 6, ASM972705v1, whole genome shotgun sequence genomic window:
- the LOC120079884 gene encoding uncharacterized protein LOC120079884 produces MEIQVSNNRGRVVDRICHELRTSGYIKRSKELKVDACILLDNFVPKYAGMIGSRKRALQSNSKRSKRHMSMKQHKCGTFDLPSHFHKFEIFWPMHDMWKSYMKQRLHHVGCAKEVFCVYFPMGLLES; encoded by the exons atggaaattcag GTTTCAAATAATAGAGGAAGAGTGGTTGACAGGATCTGTCACGAACTAAGAACTAGTGGTTACATTAAGCGGTCAAAAGAGTTAAAAGTTGATGCTTGCATCCTTCTTGATAACTTTGTTCCAAAATATGCTGGAATGATTGGCTCTCGTAAGAGAGCTTTGCAGAGCAATTCAAAAAGATCCAAAAGGCATATGTCCATGAAGCAACATAAGTGTGGAACATTTGACTTGCCTTCTCATTTCCACAA GTTTGAAATATTTTGGCCAATGCACGATATGTGGAAAAGCTATATGAAACAACGGTTGCACCATGTTGG TTGTGCCAAAGAAGTCTTCTGTGTTTATTTTCCAATGGGATTGCTGGAAAGTTGA